The Dioscorea cayenensis subsp. rotundata cultivar TDr96_F1 chromosome 19, TDr96_F1_v2_PseudoChromosome.rev07_lg8_w22 25.fasta, whole genome shotgun sequence genome includes a window with the following:
- the LOC120284046 gene encoding uncharacterized protein LOC120284046, with product MTLQVADSSVRRPRGVVEDVLVRVDKLIIPVDFVILDVDDDVDVPLIFGRPFLNTSGALIDVKGDQMTLRVGDEQEVLALNPLDEYLEGFEINEVEAKVPSPPSTHKVAQMEASPPPHGHKNKMVKKVWRKANGNNTLLKNGGNSPPYVPP from the exons ATGACCCTGCAGGTTGCAGATAGCTCAGTGAGAAGACCTCGAGGAGTGGTTGAGGATGTTCTAGTTCGAGTTGACAAACTTATCATTCCAGTGgactttgtgattttagatgtgGACGATGATGTTGACGTCCCATTGATTTTCGGTCGCCCATTCCTTAACACTTCTGGTGCTTTGATTGATGTCAAGGGAGACCAGATGAccttgagggttggagatgaacaa GAGGTTTTGGCTCTAAATCCCTTGGACGAGTACTTGGAGGGGTTCGAGATCAATGAGGTTGAGGCCAAGGTCCCCTCTCCTCCATCAACTCACAAAGTAGCCCAAATGGAGGCTAGCCCACCACCTCAtggacataaaaataaaatggtgAAGAAAGTGTGGAGAAAAGCGAAT GGTAACAACACTTTGCTAAAGAATGGAGGTAACTCTCCACCATATGTTCCACCATGA